In Serinus canaria isolate serCan28SL12 chromosome 4, serCan2020, whole genome shotgun sequence, the sequence TTTTAGAAGCTGATGGCAGTGACCACAGTTCCTCGTGACAGAATGAAAAAGAACCTTCTTCTCTAAGAGTTTGGAGTAATTAACTGGAAGAGTAACTATAACAGTAGGGTTAGATGGGCtgttaggaagaaatccttccctgtgagggtgggcaggccctggcacatgttgtccagagaagctgtggctgtcccgtccttggaagtgtccagggccaggttggacagggcttggaatgACCTGGGATtgcaggaggtgtccctgcccatggcaggggtggaacaagatggtcCTTGAATTCCCTTCCCACCTGAAGCAGTCTGGGATTGTATGAGATGTTCTTGGCAAAGGTGGGCCTTGGGAATACCAAGCCTGAGGGAAGCCACTGTCACCTAAGGAGCACCTGCTCTCTCTAGTTGCAAAGTTTATGCTGAAAATCTTTCTTGGATTCCACACTTGCCAGTAGAATTTGGGATTGTAATAAAATGCACCAAACtttcaggaagggaaatggctaggttttctccttcctttttcttcttccagctgAAGATTTTGCTGCAGTGAACAATTAAATAGTTCTTGCTGGAGGCTGTTCCAGAAAGTCAGTGGTTGCATTCTGCATCTCTTTTGTAACGGATCTTTATAAAGCAACAACAATGggagttttttccccaaaaccatTCCAGAAGCTGTGCTTTGCAGCCTGGGCTGTAGGAGTGTTGTGCTGCAGAGTGCTGATGGGTGTTTTCCATGCTTTCCAGCTGTTGACTTCTTCAACCAGATCAACATGCTCTACGGGACCATCACGGACTTCTGCACGGAGGAGAGCTGCCCCGTCATGTCTGCTGGCCCCAAGTAAGAGCCTGCCTCTCACACTGGTGACTGGCTGCACTTCCTGAgaggatttttcctttaaaaacctGAGACCAGCTCAGTGGAGTGCCAGAGTTGGGTGGCAAGGATGTGAAAGACAGGAGAGATTTGAATGTCTCTTAAGCGGGTGGGGAATAGCAAGTTGATATTTTTTGGTCTGTGTTCATATTtatttggtgtttattttttttccttcaaccTGGGAAGTAAATTAATTACTgaaactattttttccccttctttatttttctgaaacattCATGAGGGCTTATTAAGTGAAGATTTGAAGTTTTTATGTGCAGGCATTCCATTAGGGCTTACCAAAACCTTCCTTGTAGGTGTTGTAGAAATAGATGTCTGGATAAGAATCCCTGTGCCCTTCTTGGATTCTTGCTTATGCTTTTGTTGAGACAtcagtgtttctgctttttcctgctctctaaTTCAGTTTGTTGTTTTGCTCTGAATCCAGACTGATCCTGGCACCTCAGCTAAGTGTTGATATTTGTCCTACATGAATAACACTTAAATCTTGGTATTAAGGCAGTGCTGGGCGGTGAGAAATCCTGTTTTTTCATAAATCCAGACACATGGTCCATTTGGTGTGTCCGGGATGTTTGCATGTGTTCTTAGatacagttttaaaatgcttGCAGACCATGtgatttgttgttgttgttagaaaaatgggggttttttgtccttttgtgAGCAGCACCTTCATAATCCCTCATCAGGTTTGTTTATGGTGAAAATATTCTCCCAGCATTTGTTCTGACAAATCCCAATTTGCTAAACAAATGGAGAGGACAGATGTATCAGGTGCAGGCAAGCTTTGCATAAAGCCACATGTGTGATGTGTAGCATACAAACCCTGTGGTTCACCCACAGGGAGCTGGTGTTGTCAGACTGCCCCTGTTGGGTGTGCTTGGGGTTTTCCAGCCCTGTCTTTCCAAGGTGATCCACCATCTGGCAGGCCCATCAGGAGTGGTGCTCAAGGCTGCCTTGTCTCACCCCAGGTACGAGTACCACTGGGCAGATGGCACCAACATCAAGAAGCCCATCAAGTGCTCGGCACCAAAGTACATCGATTACCTGATGACCTGGGTCCAGGACCAGCTGGATGATGAAACGctctttccttccaaaataGGTGAGGGGGTaactgcagctgagcagggcactCGGGTTACACCTGCACAGGAGCACTCCAGGGGTGAAAGGTCTCCTCAGAGCTTGATGTGCGGGGCCGGTTTGGAAGGTTACGTTATCTGTCTGCTCACACGTATCTTTGAAGGGGTGTTGTAAAGCATGAACTCTGATCCATGTGTTAGTGCTCCTAATGAACACCTGTCCTGGTTCTGGGTGCAGGAAGTACCATTCCCAACTAATAACTGGGTCTGTTCATCGAGTCTGGTGTTGCATTCATTTGGAGCAGTGATTTGCTTCTTtagaaggaaagcagagggtCTCAGACTCTTGTAACCAGCAACTGGCAGGTTTTGTCACAGAAGGCATATCTGGTTGTCATGAGAAACTTTCAGGCCCTATCTCTAAAGAAGCTGAATTGCAGCTTTGATCTTAAGCTGatggttttttttggcttggttttctTGAAGTGAAGGTAAAAAATAGGTGTTTTAAAGAGGCTTCTTTCaagaaaggaggagggaaataaTGACCAGCCAACAGTTTGGAAAAGATAACAGGGGAGATCTCTTGGTTGCCCTAACATTGTAAATAGTTTCTGAGGCTTTGGACACATTTTCACTGAGCTTCTTTAGAAGAACCGTGCCTTCAGAGAGAGATTCCAAGAGAGGCCACAAACCAAGCAGCTAAGCATGAGCTGcccatgtgctgcagcaggcagaggaggaaatgcCATGTGCAAGTgtgcagggcaggctgcagcaggagcatggGACCTGAAAGCATTGGCGGGGTCCTGGCTGGCCCCAGAGCATGCTGAGCCTCTGGCCTTCAGGCAGGGCTTgggcactgggaaaggctgcagaggagctgactGGGGAGACTGGTAGGTGAGGAGGAGCTAGGCAGGTTTCCTCTTTTCACAGGGTTGATACATATCTTTTTTTAGCCTGGGGAAGTGACAGCTGAAGAGTTCATGGCTCTCAGCAGGCGCTTGCCATTTCCCAGCCAGTTTCAGTAAAACCTGTGCAGTGAGAAAGGTCTGCTGTTGAAACTGATTCCATCTGCCCTGGCCTGTAGTGGCTTCCACAGCAGACAAACATGGCCTGGCAGTTGGAGAATAAGccctctgcttccttctccccaggCGTACCATTCCCAAAGAACTTCATGTCAGTGGCCAAGACAATTCTCAAGCGTCTCTTCAGAGTTTACGCCCACATCTACCACCAGCACTTCGACCCGGTgatccagctgcaggaggaggcacaCCTTAACACTTCTTTCAAGcactttatattttttgttcagGTAAGGACGTGGCAAGCGGTGTTCTCGCTTCCAAGCTACCTTATCCCCCTTCCCTTGTGGGAGAAAAATCAGCATCTTCTTAGGTTCCCTTCCTTTAAGAGGGAGAAGAAGCTTCAGGCAGTGGAACACTTGGGGTGTGGCAGATGGGCAGGGGAGGATGTGGTGGCCGAGCCTGGGCTTGGAGGGCCGAGTGCCAGATGACTTCTGGCTAAATGAGGCTTCTCACCTCAGCTGTACCCACAAAATGCTCTTTGTGTGTCTTTCTCCTCATCCCTGTTGCAGGAATTCAACCTTATTGATAGAAGAGAACTTGCACCACTTCAAGAACTGATTGAAAAACTCACCTCCAAGGACAGATAAAAGGAAGAGGACTTCTTGGAGTCACTTGTTTCTTTAAGCGAGCGTGTGgtatttgttttttgttaattgtttttttttaaaaaaaaacaacaaaacaacccccCTGTGCTGTTACCAGTGACAGCTGAGATCtacttttctgtgcttttattaGGGGAAATCTTTTCTCTGTTAGTGACATGTGgtaaatagctttttttttattattattaatattat encodes:
- the MOB1B gene encoding MOB kinase activator 1B isoform X1 — its product is MRSRERRAIEAAEKGTPEEPGSIRALSPLGVPAHSGSPATAAGISGGCWRLTLITSRCKRGLGLEKRLYLRAGVLSGSRSSKTFKPKKNIPEGSHQYELLKHAEATLGSGNLRMAVMLPDGEDLNEWVAVNTVDFFNQINMLYGTITDFCTEESCPVMSAGPKYEYHWADGTNIKKPIKCSAPKYIDYLMTWVQDQLDDETLFPSKIGVPFPKNFMSVAKTILKRLFRVYAHIYHQHFDPVIQLQEEAHLNTSFKHFIFFVQEFNLIDRRELAPLQELIEKLTSKDR
- the MOB1B gene encoding MOB kinase activator 1B isoform X2, which encodes MSFLFGSRSSKTFKPKKNIPEGSHQYELLKHAEATLGSGNLRMAVMLPDGEDLNEWVAVNTVDFFNQINMLYGTITDFCTEESCPVMSAGPKYEYHWADGTNIKKPIKCSAPKYIDYLMTWVQDQLDDETLFPSKIGVPFPKNFMSVAKTILKRLFRVYAHIYHQHFDPVIQLQEEAHLNTSFKHFIFFVQEFNLIDRRELAPLQELIEKLTSKDR